From a region of the Arachis ipaensis cultivar K30076 chromosome B09, Araip1.1, whole genome shotgun sequence genome:
- the LOC107615940 gene encoding ripening-related protein grip22-like: protein MTNLVLIMVHFCFLNAITILSYVTNTSLQSNGPYSPPYNPSGTKAILTWNYFGPKGESGKSKCDIQFHPLPERVVALSTGWYNNRQKCGKMIKITAQNERTATAKVVDECDSVNGQPPCKDNIVDVSKTIWYDLGLNTADGEVPVTWAMV, encoded by the coding sequence ATGACAAACCTTGTGCTTATCATGGTTCACTTTTGCTTTCTCAATGCCATAACCATTCTTTCCTATGTCACAAACACATCTTTGCAATCTAACGGTCCTTACTCCCCTCCATATAATCCCTCTGGAACTAAAGCCATCCTCACTTGGAACTACTTTGGTCCTAAGGGTGAATCGGGAAAATCCAAATGCGACATACAGTTTCATCCCTTACCAGAAAGAGTGGTGGCCTTGTCCACCGGATGGTACAACAACAGACAGAAGTGTGGGAAAATGATCAAAATCACGGCTCAGAACGAAAGAACTGCAACGGCAAAGGTGGTTGACGAGTGTGACTCCGTGAATGGCCAGCCACCATGCAAGGATAACATTGTTGATGTGTCTAAAACTATTTGGTATGACTTGGGACTCAATACTGCTGATGGTGAAGTCCCGGTAACTTGGGCCATGGTCTAA